The window GTGATGGTAAAATGTTGTATAATTATTAAAATGCTCCAGTTGGCTTTTaaagtgaataaaaacaactggGAGGCATTCAGGGACACTGGTGAGGCTTTAAGGTCAGTCACAGAGGTCTGAAACATCTCAGCTTTGGGTGAAGCAATCAGGTCAGTTAGAGGAACGTTAAATGAAAACAGGTAGGTGGAGGCGGGTGGACAGCTCGGTGTTTCCACGTTTAACTGACTCGTGTCTTTTCCTTATggtttgtgtttcttcttctcctgtggAGGCACTTCATGAACATCCCCGTGCTCATCACCAACCTCGGCCTCCTCGAGCAGCTTTCTTACTGGAAGGTGTCAGCGCCGTGCTCTGCAGCCGGTTACAGCCTCACGATGAAGAAACACGGGTATGCCCCACCCACGCTGGCACGTTTACACCGTGTCCGTGTTTCTGCTGGCATAACTGAGATCTCTTTGTTTCAGGTCAAAGTTCTTCTGCTCCAGCGGGCTTCTGAAGGAGGTGAACGAAGTGAATAAGATGAACGACTCGCTGCAGGCGGAGCTGCAGGTGAGCAAAATTGTCAGAGCACCTGAACTTCCTGCcacctcacttcctgtttgattcACTCTGCATCCTTCTGTTTGTGAACAGAAAACGTGCAGAGACGTGGAGGAGAGCGAACGCCTGGTCGAAATGCTGCAGACGGAGGTGTCAGCCCTGAGGACGAAGCTCAGAGAGAGGCAGCAGAGCGAATCAGGAAAAGGTTTCagattattttatctaatctcaCACAGCAGCGGGATTAGATGAATTTACAGTATCTGCCTCTTCCCGACACCAGGCACAGACCAGCTCTGACACCAGAGACACGTCTCAGGATCAGCccagcattttaaaaacactgcGTGCCACAACGCAGAAACTCTTTCTGTGCTAACATGTGGACAAGGAAAACTGAGAGTTAGTCTCATAATGTCAAAGGTGTTGTGTGATTTGTGGGCTTTTGATTGGCCAGTATTTCGTCGTGGTTAGGTCTATATCACTGCGTGTTGCTTTGGCGTGCTCTCCACAGACTGTGAAGTCGCTCTTTGCATTTTCATGGGGagaatttttagattttttcatattttaaaaattctaacagttagaaattaaaataataatgatgaaaaTTTGGATCGCAGTGATAACTAAAGTGGTAGGTGAAGGTGAAAACCCTGACAGGAGAGGAAAAAGGAAGTGCCAGtttaatgtctttatttaaaATCACGGTTGGCTGATGACCTGCAGTAAAAAAGTTTCTGAACTTTTGCATTTTCTCTGTGAACAGAAAGCGCCGCCAACCCCGGCGAGCCAAGGAAGAACCTGCTGCTTCAGGAGGCCGTCAGGGCGCTGCTCGCCTCCTCGCCGCTCTTCCACACTCAGACGCTCACGCTGCAGGGACTTCCTGTTCCTGACCACACAGACGACATTTCCATAACGACAGCGAGGGAGGCGCCACCGAGCGCAACAAACTGTCGTAAAAGGTTGAGGGAAATGCTGCCAGAGAAGGAGAGGAAACGCAGGAGGAGCAAGAGCTGAGTCCAGGATGTATCCAAGTTCTGTCGGATGTTTTTGGAACCGGTCTGTTTAAAAGAACTGTTATTGATAAAGTTTGTTTCAAAAAAGGACAGCAGTGGTTCTTTTTACCTGAGCAGGTGTAAAGTTCAGACTCTTCACGCTCAGATGGAGGACTGGTTTGATTTAGGCTTCCAGCTGTGACACTTTGGTGTTTATTCCAGATGTTTGGTTTTAGAGTCATCGGGTTTTTACCTTCTCTTTAGTTTCAAAGTTTTTGCCTGACCTTTAGTTGATCTCGCGCTCACGGTTTCACACTGcgttttatttttcactgtaaagGATGAAGCGTGCGTTCCATTAAAGGTCTGACCGTGTGTGGTCATTCAAGTTTATCTTCAGACTGCAGCAGAAATCATATAGCTCTGAATTACACAAACctgcctgtttttattttctgtttcatataaATCAGAGGAGTCAAACATGTGGCTTGGGGACCAGAATCAGCCCACGACAGAGTCTGGTCCAGTCCAGGTGGTGGTGAGAACTCTAAAAACTGATGAAATGCGAGAAGTTTTCTCCCACAGCCGGTCTCACCGGCTCAATGAGGCCAGCTGATCGGCTGATTGTTCTCCATAAACACGAACCTTCTGGGTTTTACCGGCTCTGTATGAGGCAACGGGACTTCGGAGAGCCCGGGTTACGTTGGTTCACACATTTTCCTTGTTTTAAACTCCAGTGACACAAACTTTAAAAGAGAATCCAGGAAAAGAATATTTCAGTCATTATTTTATAGATATTGAATATTTTATAGACTCTGTTTAGTGTGATGCTTGAAGGTCTTCAGATGATGTCACAACCTTTCTGTTTTCAGAAGgtccaaatttaaaaaacaaaaaaaaaaaaattagcaagtgtttttaaagtgtttacaCTCCTTCACATTAAGAAACCGTGCAGAGGTGTTTACTCTGATGAGGACACGCTTCATGTTTGAAGCGTTGGCTCAAAGAAATTCACCGACAGCAAACTGACAGCAGAGaaactttatttacacagaaacacagatgtTTCACACTAATCCAGATGTTTGATTCCACAGATGTTAGGGTCCTTCATGAACTGTGGATGTTTGTGCGTCACTGACATGAAACCTGCAAACAAAAGTTTATATTAACGGCTCACGTCTGTAGCTCAGCTCAGAGGGAAACGCTTCTTATATAATTATGTTAGAAATGTGGCGAAAATGGGAATATTTGGATTATATTTGTTAAAaggcaaaaatatgaaaaagaggaaaaatgcaATAAAGCAGTTCATTAATTGGGTCATCAGATATTCATTTACTAAAAAGtcaatgtgaaaacaaaatatagaTTCAAATTCTGGAtagaaaaaggaaaagctggATGGAAAAGCCAGTAATCAGCCAAAAGTTTTGTGTCAAAATTCAATAATTTAGTCTAAAAACATCCGACAAAAGTCGGGATTAAAGTTGAGATCATCAAATGATGAAACAGAAGAATTGAAAGTTAAGATGCTGTGAACGTACCCATGGACTGAGCCTTCTTTATCGCCTTCGACACTTCTTTCTGCTTCCTTCCGCATAAACCTGAAAAAACAGAAGGAGGTGTGACCCAACCTGAAGATGATTTAATCCAGATGACCTGTTTTGGGCGAAGACTCACCTGTGATGTGGCGGCCATAGATCCTGCCCGTGTGCGGCGAGATGAACTGAGAGAGCAGCTGCAGGGCGACAAACTCAGATTAATCCACGACTGAGACTCAGTCTGACTTGGGATCAGGAGATCCTGTCACACACTTGGAGgagcagagctgctgcttcAGGTGTGCACCCAAGCGCAAAGGTCAGTCAGAGGTGAAGGCCTGATTTCTGATAAGCTTATTATAATCTTCCCGGTCACAGATATTCTGACAATAATATCACTCAGCGTGTTTCTCATTATTTAATCTGTGGTGAAGAGCTGTTTCTTCCCGTTTAACTCACCTGGATGTTTTTAAAGTCCACCGTGACGTCACAGAGGACGCAGCCCTTCTGGGGCTCTCTGTACGGGTTCTCCATGTTCACcagctgaaaaacacaaacagatctTTATAACCAAACTGAAATCAGCGGCGAGCATCCATCAGCCTGCACTCAGCACCCACCCCGTCCTCCGTCCGTCCGGCTTCATCTGCTGCGGCCGCGAAGCTCCGCACACCTGCAAGGGAGCAGCACGGCTAGACTTAGCATTTGCACCAGTAGGATTGGagttaaacttttatttttgtaattaacGTGTTACGCACAACTCACCTGTGTTTCCATAGCGACACAAGACAGGTTTCCACCTCTGCAACTCCCTCAGACACAACATGTTGACCTAACACGGGACAAGAACCGCTTCCGCTGCAACTGAGAAATACTTCCGACCACTACCGCAAAGGCTGTTTGTGACTTGGATATATACTGTGACTGGACGATGTCactaaatttaaaatataaacctAAAAGAAGTAttctgtctgtttttaatatttcacgGATTTCCACAGtctaaatgtttaatattaatgaGATATAACGCTTCGCTTTGAGTTTTTTACGGAAAGGTTTAATCGTTACTCATTTCAAAGATAAACCAAATCAAGATAGAAATCACCCGGAACACATAAAGTCTTAGGAAAAGCAACCCTAAGCCTCAGATTAGCTTTAGTTTGTGCCACTTGTCAGCTTGCTATTAAAGTATGTTAAAGCGGTGTTGCAGTTTGTCTTTGAAACGTGACTGAAACCACGTACAGCTGTCCTAAAACTCCTAAACTATCCGAGGGGCAAACATCACATCTAATTACCGTTTCAAAACAGACTTACCCCGTTTTCAGTCGAAACTCAATTTTTCATCTATGGCGTCTAATTATTAAGGTTTGATaagatttcattttttagcATTTAAAAGCTAATCGAGATGTTTAACGTTTTGACACTTTTTGAACGACTGTAACTCAGAGTTAGCGCTTCGGTAAACCGAAAGCGGAAGTGATGGTGGCATTTCTCTCTCACTCCAGGATTAATGATAGTTATTTTGAATGAAGGATTCGCTGAGCTGCTGTAGATGCGCGTTTAGTGAACGTTAATTATTACTGGTGGTGTTCAAAGTTATTCCATGgacacaattttatttatttgagctTGTTTGTGAttaatttgtagtttttgtaaCTGAATGCTGGCGCTTGCTAGCTAGCTGCTCACTGAGCCTGTGTGGGCTCTTTGGTGTTTTTAGGCCTCATCATTTAACGTCAACTTGTTTAAGGTGGCGTTTAAATGGCTGCAGCAGCAGGTTAGTGAAGTATGCGACAACTATAAGATGTTTATTGTGTTTCACATGTAGCCGCAGGGGTCTGCGCTCACAGGGATGAACTACGGAAGGCTGGAAGTCAAAATAAAACGAGTCtgtcagaggaagagggcgCGAGACCACCTGAAAGCTCACCTGACACCTACCAGGAAGAGGGGAGGGGCTGTCTGTTCCCCGCTATGCAACTCCAACAGGAGGATCAGCAGCATCATGGCTGAAAGCAGAGCTGTGGAGGTACATCTTGCATattgaccagcagggggcgactctcCTCAAGTCTGATTGCATTGAAGTCTGTGAGAAAATGAGCCTCCTTCTCACCTAATCTCTGAGCTCAGGGAACACCTCCCCGATGTGTTTAATGACTCAGTTGGTCATAGAGTAATCAGCCTTTCACtggcagaaagaaaaatgatgccCTGATTGATTAATAACCTGTTTGAAGTCCACGCTGATGGTATTCTTTTTTCTTGGCAGTACTGCAGCGACAGCGAGGATTTATTCGGCGACTATGACAGCATCTTAGGGGATTCGTCTGTCCTGGCAAAACTGGATGATGCCGAGCAAAATGAAAGGCTGCGAGGGGCGGAGCAACAACCAGAAGACGAGGATGTCCTCTCAGACTCCATCCTGGACGGCCTTGGAGATGAACCCTTCGAGGACCTACCGGCCAGCCAGCTGCAGTTTCAGGAGGAAGTTCAGGAGAAGGCGAAGAGAAGCCGACTCCAGGACAGAGACAAAACCTCAACGCCTTTCAGAGGACTAGCAAACGGAGAGGGTCCACCCAGGAGACCAGCCGGAGCGAGGAGGAGTGTTGCCGACCAGCTGAAGAGGACGATGCTTGGCAACGCAGCGGCTCCTTCTGCCGTTTCACGGACAGCGATGCTGAAGGAGGCGGTGGTTTCTGAGGAGATAAACGTCGCCATGCAGGCCATGGAGACTGTCTCTGCTGACATGCCTGACCTTGGGCCATTCTTTGGGCTTCCAAGCAAAGTGAAGGAGCtgatgtttaaactgagagGAATCCAGAGTTTATATGGTGAGATTTTTGTATATCACAATAAAAttgaaatattgtagtttcTGCACAGAATAAGTCAAGTGAAGACATTTACAAccggttttgttttttgggtttcttCAGACTGGCAGCAGACGTGTCTGAACttggactgtgttcagcagAGGAAGAATCTGATCTACTCCCTTCCCACCAGTGGTGGGAAAACTCTAGTGGCAGAGATCCTTATCCTCAGAGAACTGCTGTGCAGGAGGAAGGACTGTCTGTTCATCTTGCCCTACATATCGCTGGTGCAGGAGAAGGTACAGAAACCACAGAACATCAAAACATGTCAGAAAACTCTGTTTTGTCAATAGAATGCATAAATGCTAGTAGATGCTACTGAGCTGCTAATGGGTAATAGGCAAATGAGTAAAATTGATCGATGTTGTTTAATGTTCTGTAGAGAAACTTTCAGCCTGGGATTATTGTTGACGTTACTCTCACTCCTGAATACAAGCAAATGGTTAGCTAGCTTTTGGTTTCAGATATAAAAgtatatcatctgcatagaacTTGACATCAGAGGATAataatatttgtgtttgtggaaTAAAAGAGGAGTAGAAGTAATGACTTTCTGGTTGTGTGGGATAACAAGCTTTgacttaaaatataaaatgatgaaACTTCATAAAACTTCTAAGCATAAATTTTTATTTACGCTTAGAAGAAATACAAATAGAAATCAGAAATAGAGCACTGTGGGGTGATACGAACTGCCATGGTAGTGTGGATTATCGATTTCCTTATGAGTTCTCATTGGCTCcactttgagagtcaccaccatcTTTAAGCAccatatcaaagacattacattcaCGCAATTTAATTACATGCAGTGTGGTCAAAagtttgtgcatgttggaggtattttccttctttgttgtgatcagtgtttgAGTCATCACTCaaaaaagtaaaggaaaaaagttaTTACACTGagcacttttcttaaaagtaatgcagaaCGTTACTTAATCACACCCAGGAGAAAGATATCCGTTACACTACTCGTTACTttactttcatgttactctgtaaaatgatcTGGAACACACTGTCTCATAATCACCAAATAACAATGTGAACTACAGACTACagccccacacaccaacacaaacccCTATCTTGATGAGGACACACGTCatctttctcttagtatttagatgtgaacacaaagcaaagatgaaaaccagcacaaagaggCTTTAAAGCGGTCGTCATGGTGATTCTATGccactttagaaacatgaacaggtagaaacggCGGCTGCAGcctgttgaagttcagcagTGGCTGTCTTCAGCACAAGTGACGGTTCACTTTATCACAGTGCTGGTCTGGGGTCtgcattcactcagctttaaaaTCGCTCTGGGCTCTTGGTTAGcttagtgttagcatgctgtctgtgcaggtgcTTGTGAAGAGCTGAAGTTGTGTTAACAGTATGATGCAGTTTTTTCTGTCCAGGAGCAGTCTCCACTTTACCATCACACTCtcatccttttgtgcaataaaaataaaagtcataTCCATCTCCACACTGAAGACTGCACCACTATTTTCCTCtggcacacaaactgaaatcagctgatcgtAGTGAGAGTGCAAGAACCGATAAGCAGGATCCATAGGCTGACAGACTAATGATTCCAAGGAATTGCACTCTCAATTTCTATCCCTAATCATAtcattattatatttatgttcATAAGAAATAAAAGAGGATCAAAACTAGAGCCTTGTTGGACACCTTTCAGAGACATTAACAGCCTTCGTTTTGAACTCTTAGGGAGTACTTTTCGCTTTTCCAGGTGCGTGGTTTAGCAAGCTTTGGTCTGGAGCTGGACTTCATGGTGGAGGAGTATGCTGGCAGCAAGGGCAGGTTTCCTCCCGTGAAGAGAAGAAACAAGACATCCCTTTACATCGCAACCATAGAGAAGGCTCACAGCCTCGTCAACTCTCTGATAGAGAGCAGCAGGCTGGATAACCTTGGACTGGTGGTGGTTGATGAGGTACCTTCCAGTTTGGATCAAAGTTGTTTTATACGGCTGGAGGACATTTAACTGAGATTTAGTTCCTTCTGCAGCTTCACATGCTGGGTGACGGCAGCAGAGGGGCCATTATAGAAATGACTCTGGCCAAAGTTCAATATGTGAGCAGTAAGTGTCTCCTTATAGTCTCCATAACTCAATCCAAActttaagttaaaaacaaacttctcgctttttgggttgttgttttttttttgttttttttttccagaaacaaCTCAGATAATAGGAATGAGCGCCACTCTGGGGAATATCAAAGACCTGCAGACGTTTCTGAGGGCTGAAAATTACACGAACAACTTCAGGCCTGTAAGTGATTGCCTCAAAGCTGCACCTGAACCTTATAAAACTGCTATAAAACCCTCGAGTGAACACTGACCCCAACTTCCTGCTTCCACAAGAACTTGCTCGAGCATAACACACAGATTAGTCCACCGCTGAAAACAGTTCCTGACACTGAGCAGCTGTTTGAGGGGCTCACTGAATGTTGTTAAAGTTGCTCATTAACTAAAATCAGGTCTGTGTGTCATGCAAATGCAACTCTCAGAATTAGTCACGACTTATGAGCTGCACATATGAAAATGGATGTGGATGAGCTGGTGATAGTCAGAGGAGACACTTGTGTTTCAAGATCATCGCATGGAACTGCTGGTTTCTATCAGCGGGGCTTCTTCCTGTCTTTTAAACTCATTTTGGGAGTTTGGGTAAATTGGCGCTCTgtgatttattatatttttattttttccaggtTCAGCTGAAGGAATTCGTCAAACTGCACGACACCATCTACGATGTGGACCCAAAAGAAGAGAACTGCTTCAGGTTCTCACGTCTTCTCAATtttaaagtaagtaaaaaacataattaactcTAACAATACAGTGGAGGATCACACCAACACGCCGTGGCCACATTAATAGGTACAGGAGACatttttcctgcagtaaatTAAAGTTTAATGTCCTCCTCCTTCGTTTCCTTGGTGCTTGGTCTTTCCCTTTCCTGCAGTACTCGAGCACGATGCAGAAGATCGACCCGGATCACATCATCGCTCTGGTGACCGAGGTCATCCCAGCGCACTCGTGTCTGCTCTTCTGTCCCACCAAGAAGAACTGCGAGAATGTGGCGGCGATGATCTGCAAATATCTGAAAGAGTGAGCAGCAGCCACCGGGTAACTCCTCCCACTCTGCCTCCCATGCCGATCACTGACTCAGAAACCTTTCTCGACTCTTTCAGGGACTTCTTGCGGCACCGCGAGGAGGAGAAGGGCGTCCTCCTCAGAGAGCTGCGGGACAGCGGGAATGGCTCGTTGTGCCCGGTGTTAAAGGTCACCGTGCCGTATGGCGTGGCGTACCACCACAGCGGGCTGACATCCGAGGAGAGGAAACTGGTGGAGGAGGCCTACTCCAGCGGGGTCCTCTGCCTCCTCACCTGCACCTCCACCCTAGCTGCAGGGATCAACCTACCTGCTCGCAGGTGAGCCGCTCATTAAACAGCGTTTTCTCCTTCCTGTCACAGCAGTCAGGAGCTCACCTGCGTGTTCATGTGTACATATCAAAGCTTATGCACATTTGCTGCTGCTGAAATGATCTGACCTCTGTTTGACCCCAGTTTGACCTCTGTTTGCACACAGAGTGATCCTGCGCTCGCCGTACGTGGCCACGGACTTCCTGAAGAGGAGCCAGTACAAGCAGATGGTGGGACGAGCCGGCCGAGCGGGGATCGACTCGGTGGGCGAGAGCATCCTGATCCTGCAGGAGAAGGACAGGAACATGGTAACCAGAGCCGTGAGGGACTCAAACTGATGTCTGATTAAAACAGTGAGCCTAAAAACTGAAGCTTTCCAACAATCTTATGTCAAAATACTTTTCTTAatcctcaaatatctgaaatacaGACCTGCAGGCATAAAATCTGTTTTaggttattaaaaaaacaaaaaacaaagaaacattaaattaaaagaaTTAAGAGGTTTAAAAGCTTTATTAAATCattgtgtgtgttcatttgAGGTCAGCAGCTGCACAGAAACCTATGTAatgtgttaaaaacaataaaattaagGTGGATATAATAACATAACAATAACTCTTTATGACTTCTCCACCACCTCCAACTCCTGCTAAAACAATCTGATCAGTTTCCTGTGAgttatgacaaaataaaagcattcagTTAAACTAACAGATGTCAGATAATTCTgcttttgtgtgatttcaggcTAAAACACTGGTGTGTGCGCCGATGGAGAGCTGTTACAGCAACCTGATGCATGATGATGGAAAAGGCCTCCTGAGCCTCGTCCTGTCCCTCATTGGATTAAACGTAAATCCTTCTAATTCACTCCAAATCCGAGCAGATTAGCCAGCAGGCGCTAATCTCTTTTATCtctgcattattatttaatatcaAATGGTACCTCTTTAGGGTATGACTTTCTTttcgcttttattttgaaaaactaaactgaattagTGGTTCataaagaagcagctgattttTCTGTATCAGTGAATCTGTCGGTAATTCTGGTTCATTCTAGCTAATTCTAGGTTTTTGTTTCGTTTGGTTTGTGTCACTGATGGCAACATTGTCTAACGTCCACAAGCTTCCAAATATTCAGTTCACCGTATATAATGGATCCAAATATTTCCATATAtccatgtttttgttgctgaaCTGGCCAATCAGGATGCCTGATCAATATTTTTACCTGCATGGCGACATCTCTCGTATCccaagttataaaaataatcAGATCACAGCCTGGTTCAGCTGGTGCTACTGTCTTTATGACTCGCGGTTTCTGCAGATCACATCATCCATGGAGCAGCTGCAGGACTTTCTGCAGGGAACGCTGCTGTTTGTGCAGtggcagcagctgtgtgtgGGGAGGAGCCTGCTGGAGGCAGTGCAGCAGTGCGTGGATGTCCTGAAGGAGAAAGAGCTCATCACAGTAGACTCGCACAGTCAGAGTCTGCGGGTCACCAAGCTGGGAAAGGCTACGTACAAAGGTACCCTCGGCATACCTGTAGGACTCCTTACTTCCTGTCACATGACTCAGGACGTCATGTTTAATCATGATTCTGAAAATCAACAATGAACACAGAGTTGCAGAGTTTTGCTCCTGTTGGCTCTGCATGATGTTATAGCGAGAGAaatccctaatatggtcatctcagacaCACAGGACGCACCCACTTATGTtcatgaggggcagccaataaGAAGACAGTTGATTTAAAGGAGGAGGAGTTAAAACAGCTTCAAACATGGAGGGTCATTTTAGCCTGGGCCGGCCACCAAAGATCCTGAGCAGGGTAAACTCGTGTCCCAGTCTGGTCCCACCGTGGTCCCAGTCTGGTCCCACTGTTTTCAGATGTTTCGATTCATTGGGCTTAAATAAAGTTTCAAAGATCCTTTTGTAAGGTCAGAAAACTGCGATGGTGtagttttgtgtgtctgtagctGTTATGATTCGTGACGATGAATTAAAGCATTCCTGGTGTTCTTCAGCCTCGGTGGATCTGACCTACGCTGAGGTCCTCTACAAAGACCTCTCCAAAGGCCTGGAGTCTCTGCTGCTCAACAGCTACCTGCACCTGGTCTACCTGGTGACCCCGTACGACCTGATTGATCAGTGCAAACCTGACTGGATGATCTTCTTCAGGCAGGTAAGCAAAGCCTGCCTC is drawn from Pelmatolapia mariae isolate MD_Pm_ZW linkage group LG7, Pm_UMD_F_2, whole genome shotgun sequence and contains these coding sequences:
- the abraxas1 gene encoding BRCA1-A complex subunit Abraxas 1 translates to MAEPTVRLPGIVLASLMFQHVNSDSDVEGLILGESRFDEQVTISDSQADHIHIEETYNVQKHIACHRLNTLYSSDGQVNAEELHKLLAENKQESVIGWYRQRRNSEQQMTFREKLVHENLKSALSNPHMIFVLLTPTKTTPPGSTYRMEYSAFISRSRHFMNIPVLITNLGLLEQLSYWKVSAPCSAAGYSLTMKKHGSKFFCSSGLLKEVNEVNKMNDSLQAELQKTCRDVEESERLVEMLQTEVSALRTKLRERQQSESGKESAANPGEPRKNLLLQEAVRALLASSPLFHTQTLTLQGLPVPDHTDDISITTAREAPPSATNCRKRLREMLPEKERKRRRSKS
- the mrps18c gene encoding 28S ribosomal protein S18c, mitochondrial, which produces MLCLRELQRWKPVLCRYGNTGVRSFAAAADEAGRTEDGLVNMENPYREPQKGCVLCDVTVDFKNIQLLSQFISPHTGRIYGRHITGLCGRKQKEVSKAIKKAQSMGFMSVTHKHPQFMKDPNICGIKHLD
- the helq gene encoding helicase POLQ-like isoform X2, whose amino-acid sequence is MNYGRLEVKIKRVCQRKRARDHLKAHLTPTRKRGGAVCSPLCNSNRRISSIMAESRAVEYCSDSEDLFGDYDSILGDSSVLAKLDDAEQNERLRGAEQQPEDEDVLSDSILDGLGDEPFEDLPASQLQFQEEVQEKAKRSRLQDRDKTSTPFRGLANGEGPPRRPAGARRSVADQLKRTMLGNAAAPSAVSRTAMLKEAVVSEEINVAMQAMETVSADMPDLGPFFGLPSKVKELMFKLRGIQSLYDWQQTCLNLDCVQQRKNLIYSLPTSGGKTLVAEILILRELLCRRKDCLFILPYISLVQEKVRGLASFGLELDFMVEEYAGSKGRFPPVKRRNKTSLYIATIEKAHSLVNSLIESSRLDNLGLVVVDELHMLGDGSRGAIIEMTLAKVQYVSKTTQIIGMSATLGNIKDLQTFLRAENYTNNFRPVQLKEFVKLHDTIYDVDPKEENCFRFSRLLNFKYSSTMQKIDPDHIIALVTEVIPAHSCLLFCPTKKNCENVAAMICKYLKEDFLRHREEEKGVLLRELRDSGNGSLCPVLKVTVPYGVAYHHSGLTSEERKLVEEAYSSGVLCLLTCTSTLAAGINLPARRVILRSPYVATDFLKRSQYKQMVGRAGRAGIDSVGESILILQEKDRNMAKTLVCAPMESCYSNLMHDDGKGLLSLVLSLIGLNITSSMEQLQDFLQGTLLFVQWQQLCVGRSLLEAVQQCVDVLKEKELITVDSHSQSLRVTKLGKATYKASVDLTYAEVLYKDLSKGLESLLLNSYLHLVYLVTPYDLIDQCKPDWMIFFRQFTLLSVAEQKMSAAVGVPESFVARKAAGQTVKKGVNLAAVRRMYLALVLFSLLKETDVWSVSERFQLSRGFVQTLLGSASAFCSCVLHFAEELEEFWPFRALLAELTRRLSYCVKAELIPLMEVAGVLERTSTHQRSHPLLSLDSTSCPSAH
- the helq gene encoding helicase POLQ-like isoform X1, with translation MNYGRLEVKIKRVCQRKRARDHLKAHLTPTRKRGGAVCSPLCNSNRRISSIMAESRAVEYCSDSEDLFGDYDSILGDSSVLAKLDDAEQNERLRGAEQQPEDEDVLSDSILDGLGDEPFEDLPASQLQFQEEVQEKAKRSRLQDRDKTSTPFRGLANGEGPPRRPAGARRSVADQLKRTMLGNAAAPSAVSRTAMLKEAVVSEEINVAMQAMETVSADMPDLGPFFGLPSKVKELMFKLRGIQSLYDWQQTCLNLDCVQQRKNLIYSLPTSGGKTLVAEILILRELLCRRKDCLFILPYISLVQEKVRGLASFGLELDFMVEEYAGSKGRFPPVKRRNKTSLYIATIEKAHSLVNSLIESSRLDNLGLVVVDELHMLGDGSRGAIIEMTLAKVQYVSKTTQIIGMSATLGNIKDLQTFLRAENYTNNFRPVQLKEFVKLHDTIYDVDPKEENCFRFSRLLNFKYSSTMQKIDPDHIIALVTEVIPAHSCLLFCPTKKNCENVAAMICKYLKEDFLRHREEEKGVLLRELRDSGNGSLCPVLKVTVPYGVAYHHSGLTSEERKLVEEAYSSGVLCLLTCTSTLAAGINLPARRVILRSPYVATDFLKRSQYKQMVGRAGRAGIDSVGESILILQEKDRNMAKTLVCAPMESCYSNLMHDDGKGLLSLVLSLIGLNITSSMEQLQDFLQGTLLFVQWQQLCVGRSLLEAVQQCVDVLKEKELITVDSHSQSLRVTKLGKATYKASVDLTYAEVLYKDLSKGLESLLLNSYLHLVYLVTPYDLIDQCKPDWMIFFRQFTLLSVAEQKMSAAVGVPESFVARKAAGQTVKKGVNLAAVRRMYLALVLFSLLKETDVWSVSERFQLSRGFVQTLLGSASAFCSCVLHFAEELEEFWPFRALLAELTRRLSYCVKAELIPLMEVAGVLESRAKQLYAAGYKTLTHLANADPAALCTAIQNLYRKQANQIVASAKMLVSEKAAALQEEVDELLAPPSDLPQL